The Deltaproteobacteria bacterium genomic sequence CGACTTCAAGGTGGCGAAGCTCTACGACATGCTGCCGGCATCCGTCTCCGGCGACGCGAAGGGACGCACTCCCGCGGACAACGCAACCGTGCGCTCGGTGTTCGTCGTCGGTCCCGACAAGAAGATCAAGCTGATCCTCATGTACCCGATGACCACCGGGCGGAACTTCGACGAGGTCGTGCGAGTGATCGACTCCATCCAGCTCACGGCCAAGCACAAGGTGGCCACGCCGGTGAACTGGAAGCAGGGTCAGGACGTGATCATCGCGGGCTCGGTCAGCGACGAGGACGCGAAGAAGCAGTTCCCGCAGGGGTGGAAGGCGCCGAAGCCTTACCTGCGAATTACACAGCAGCCGAAGTAGGCCCGGCCTAGAACAGCGCGAGGATCGACTCGGTCGCGACGAAGACCGCGGCGGCGACTGCCGCCGCCGCGGGAATCGTCAGGATCCACGCCCAGAGGATCCGTCCCGCGACGCCCCAGCGCACCGCCCGCGTTCCCTTGGTGGCCCCCACGCCGACGATCGCGCCCGTGATGGTGTGCGTGGTACTCACCGGGATGCCCAGCCTGGAGATGGCGAGGATGGTGACGCCGCCGCCTGTCTCGGCGGAGAAGCCGCCGATGGGCTGCAGCTTGGTCAGGTTGTGCCCCATGGTCCGCACGATGCGCCAGCCGCCGAAGGCGGTGCCGAGGCCGATGGCCGCATGGCAGATGAGGATGACCCAGAAGGGGACGCCGAAAGGGCGATCGCTCCAGATGGTGCCGTAGAGGACCACGGCGATGATGCCCATCGTCTTCTGCGCGTCGTTGGTGCCGTGGCTGTAGGAGAAGATTCCGGAGGACAGCAACTGCAGCCTGCGAAACCACCGATCGACCTGCAGCGGCACGCGCCGGCGGACGATCCAGGTGGTCAGCACCATCATGAAGCTGCCCAGCACCAACCCGAGCACGGGGGAGAGCACGATGAAGAGCGCGATCTTGGCGATGCCGTCGGCGACGAGCCCGCGCAGGCCCAGCGCGGGGAGGGTCCCACCGATCAGCCCGCCGGCCAAGGCGTGAGAAGAGGAGGACGGCAGTCCCCACCACCAGGTGAGCAGGTTCCAGAGGATGGCGCCGATCAGCGAGGCGAAGATCACGGTCAGCACCATCGCCGTTCCCTGCGCCTTGAGCATCTCGAACTGGATGACGCCCTTGCCCATCGTATTCGCGACCTTTACGCCCCCGCCGAACGCGGCGATGAAGTTGAAGAAGGCCGCCCAGACCACAGCGATGGCCGGCGAGAGGACGCGGGTCGATACGACGGTGGCGATGGAATTCGCGGCGTCGTGGAAACCGTTGATGAAGTCGAAGATGAGCGCCAGCGTGACCAGCAGGATCACGATGGAGAGCATCAGGCGTGCTCCAGCACCACGCCCTCGATGACGTTGGCCACGTCCTCGCACCGGTCCGTGGCCGTCTCCATCAGGTCGTAGATCTCCTTCCACTTCATGATCGAAAGCGCGTCGGCGCCGCTCTTGAAGAGCGCGGCGATGGCGGCCCGTCCGAGCGCGTCCGCGTCGCCCTCGAAGGTCTTGATGGCACGGCAGGCGGCGAGGATCTGGGCGGGGTTCTTGATCTCCCGCAGCAGCCGCACCGTCTCCTGCAGCTTCTCGGTGCACGGAAGCAGGATGCGCGCCAGGTCCTTCGCGGCCTGCAGCAGCTTCTCCGCCGTGGCGTCGGTGAGATCGAGAACGTCGTCGATGCGCGCGAGCAGCCGGTGGATCTCTGCCCGGTCGAAGGGGGTGATGAATTGCCGGTGGAGCCGCTCGAAGGCGCGGTGGGCGATGTTGTCGCCCTCGTGCTCCACCTCCTTGATCTCGGCGACCTTTCGCTCGATGTCGGTGAAGTCCTCGAACAGGGCCAGGAGCAGTCGGGCACCGCGGACGGTCGCCTCGGCCTGGGCGTCGAAGTCGTCGAAGAACTCGTCCGACTTCGGCATCAATTTTTCGAGCATGCGGCCCTTTACACGGTCTTTGTGACAACCGTGTGACAAACATGGTCAGCCGCTCGGCAGCCGCAGCCAGAAGCGGGATCCGTTCGCGGAGCTTTCAAGCCCCACCTCGCCGCCCATGGCGTGGGCCAGGTGCTTGACGATGGCGAGCCCCAGACCGGTCCCTCCCAGCTCGCGCGACCGTCCGGCATCGGCGCGATAGAAGCGCTCGAAGATGCGCGGCTGGTGCTCCGGCTCGATGCCCGGGCCGGTGTCGACAACGGAGAGCATCACCGCGGGTCCGAGGCCGTCGCCGAGTAGCGTCACGTGCCCGCCTTTCGGCGTGAACTTCACGGCGTTGTCGAGCAGATTGACGAGGATCTGCTCCAGGGCGCGCCGGTCGGCGTTCGCGCGCAGGCGCTCCGGGACATCCGCCGAAAGGACGATTTCCTTCTCCCCGGCGGCGTCGCGGAACAGCTCGAGCACGGCATCGGAAAGAGGCGCGAGCTGGACCGGTCCGGTCTGCGGCTTCCAGTCACCGGTTTCCAGCCGCGAGAGATCGAGCAGGTCGTCGGTCAGCCTCGACAACCGTGCCGCGTGCCGGGAGATCATGCGGACGAACTCGCGCGCCTGGTCGGGCAGCTCGAGCCCCCCGTCGAGCAGCGTCTCCGCGGCAGCCCGGATGGCCGTCACGGGAGTGCGCAGCTCGTGAGATGCGTTGGCGATGAAGTCGCGGCGCACGCGGTCGGCGCGGCGTTCGGCGGTGAGATCGCGCAGCACCAGCAGCGCCCGCGCGTGCGTGAGCGGCGCCACGTGGGCTTCCACCTGCAGGTCGAGCGCCGGCAGCGTCAGCTCGCGTCGCTGGGGCCACCCGGCGAGCCCGCGAGCGCAGACATCCTGCAGCTCGGAGCTGCGCGTCGCCTCCAGGACGGTCGCGGCCCGTCCCAGAAGGCGGGTCATTCCAGCGTTCCTCGCCACCATCCGCCCGCCCACCTCCAGCAGCGCCGCCGCGCCCGGCACCGCCTCCAGCATCTCCTGCAACCCGGGTGGCTCGCGGCCGCCGGACACGACCGGTTGGTCGCGCCGCCTCAGCTCTTCGATCACGTCGCCGGGAAGCGTTCCCGCGCGCAGCTCGGCGCGGATCCGGTCCACGGCTTCTGCGAGCGTCAGCTTGCGTCCGAAGAGCGCCATCTACCTCTCCGCGGGATCGGACATCCGATAACCCAGCCCGCGCACCGTCTCGATCAGATCGCGGCCGCTGCCCAGCTTTTCGCGCAGCCGCTTGACGTGCGTATCCACCGTTCGCGTCTGCAGCTCCCCCGTCATCTCCCAGACGTCGTGCAGCAGCTGCTCGCGCGTCTGTACCCGACCGATGCGCGCCATGAACGTCTCCAGCAGCCGGAACTCGAGGGCGGTGAGCTCCACTTCCTCGCCGTCGACGAACACGCGGTGCGCCTCGGTATCGAGACGCACCGGGCCCACTTCGGCCCGCGGCGGCGTTTCCCCGGGCGTCCCGCGCCGGAGGACGGCCTTGACGCGGAGCACGACCTCGCGCACCGAAAAGGGCTTGGTGATGTAGTCGTCCGCGCCCAGCTCGAAGCCCACCACGCGATCCACTTCGTCGCTGCGCGCGGTGAGCATGATGACCGGCACGGCGGCGGTGCGGGCGGTGCTCTTCAGCTGGCGGCAGATCTCGGTGCCGGAAAGATCCGGCAGCATCAGATCGAGGATCACCGCGTCCGGTGTCTTCTCTCGGACCCGCGCGAACGCTTCCGCGCCGTCGCGGGCAGAAACGGTGTCGAACCCGGCCTGGCGCAAGGCGTACTCCAGCACCTGGACGATGTCTTTCTCGTCCTCGACAATGAGGATGCGCGGGTGCACTTCGCGCGTCATACCCCTGCACTTGTGACGGGAGCGTGACACGCGCGCAAGTTCGGCGTGAATTGACGGCGTTGCGTGCGCGCCCGATCGCGGTCGAATTTCTGACAGAGTTTTCGCAACGAAATCCGTCGGCACCGGCAGGCGACCGCTTGCCGGCCCGAAAGGGGCTCACTAGCTTTCGCTCGCCTGTAAGGGAAGGTGCGAGGAGGGTGTGGCGGTGGGGCCCCGAAGGGCGATGCGATGGATGGCCGCGGTCGCGGCCTTGGCGGCGGAAGCTTCACCCGCGCAGCTCCTGACGCAATCGAAGATCGCTCCCGTCGGCGGCGGGAACGCGCTGTCCACGCCCGCCGCACGCCACATCGTCCGCATGGACTCGGGGACCTATCTGCTCGCGCTTCAGCGCGACGAGGCCGGCACGGCGCCACAGACGGGACTCGGCCTCTACCGGAGCGACGATGACGGCCAGTCCTGGTCGTTCTACGCGAGCATCAATCCTTCCCCCACCGATCGGCACACGGCGGACCTCGTCAAGCTCGGAAGCGACGTGGCGATGGTGGGGTCGTTCGACGCGCCGTCGATCCTCCCGGACACGAGACTCGATCCCGGCCGCAAGGTCTACTTCCAGCGCTGGCGCTCGAACGGCGCCTCGGACTTCATCCCCGACGCGCGAGTGGCCGTCTTCGCGCCATCCATTGCCGGAGTCGCATATCACCGCGGCGAGCTGGCCGTGGATTCGCTGGGCCGGATCTGGGTGCAGGCCTTCAAGCGCGGCAGCACCGCCTGCAACCCCGCGATCGATCCGCGCTGCTCACTCTGCGATACGCCGGGAAACGGCGACAACTACAAGAATGACGTCGTCGTCTCGATGAGCACCGATGGCGGACGGACGTTCTCCCGCGAGCAGGTCCTCGGATCGACGCTCTGCCGCGCCGGCGGACGCCTGATCAGCGCCGGATCCAAGCTCCTGCTGATCTGGAACGATTACTCCGGAAACGAGAACGGCACGCGGATCGTCACCCGCTTCGTCAAGCGCGATGCCGCGGATCCTACCGGCACCTGGAGCGCACCGCAGAACGCTTTCCCCGACGAACCTGTCGACGGCATCTACCATGGAGCCGCGCTGAGCGCGGTGGCCGACGGCGCCGGCGTGCACCTCGTCTACAAAGATCAGAACAAGATGCGGCTTTGGTATCGCCGCTTCGAGGTCGCTACCGGAGCGTTCGGATCGAAGGTGCAGGTGGACGACAGCGCGCAGGACTGGGCGCTACAGCCGGCCGCCACATTGCGCCAGGGCGAGCTCTCGATCCTCGCCAACCATCTGCTCGCGCCGGGTCGTTACGAGACGCGCATGTGGCGCCTCTCGACGGGTCTGGGGCCCGCGAACGCGACGTCCATCGCCACCGAAGACGCGTTCCACGGATATCCCGCGGTACCCGAGTCGCTCCCCGCCACCGCGCGCTCGCTGCCGTACGTGTATTCGCGCGCGGCGACGTCCGACGGTGCCGCCGACGAGATAGTCCTGCGCGTGGCCGCCGATCCGCCTGCCGCCGTCCTTTCGCTGGAGGAGGGGCGTGCGGTGCTGCCGCAGGGCAGGACGATCGCCGTTCACGTCCAGACGACACCGGCATCGGTGCTCTCGGGGACCATCCAGTTCGAATTGACCGGCCAGCCTGCGGGGGTGCACGCCAGTTTCGATCCCCCACAGATCGAGACCGGTGCCGCCACGACGCTGACGCTCACGGCGGAGCAGGGCGTGCCGCCGGGATCGTCTTCCTGCGCGGTGGCAATGACGGCGGCGACGGGAAGAGTAGAGGTCCCTTTCAATCTCGAGGTGGTCCCTCCGTCTGGAGACGGCGGCGGTTGCGCATCGGCAGCCCCTCACCCCTTGATCGGGCTGGGCCTGGCGCTGCTGGCGATGCGCCGCAAGCGCCGGCCTTAGTCCCGAGGCATCGCGCGGACCCCCGCGGCGCTGCGGGACAGCCGGCGCGACCCCGCGCCGGGCTAGTTCAGGCTTCCAGGCTGCGTAAGCGGGAACGCGGCGATCTCGGCGTCGAACTGTCGCCCGTCCTCGGTGACCATCCGGTAGGTGCCGCGCATCGATCCGTGCGGCGTCTGCAGCACCGCCCCGCTGGTGTACTCGAACTTCTCGCCGGGCCGCAGCACCGGCTGGTTGCCGACCACGCCGTCGCCTTTCACTTCCTCGCGCTTGCCATTCCCGTCCGTGATGATCCAGTGGCGGCTGCGGAGCTGGGCGGCGACGTTGCCCAGGTTCTCGATCCGCACCGTGTACGCGAACGCCCACCGTCCGGGCCCCGACTGCTCGGGCAAGTACCGGCTCTTCACGGTGACCCGGATGCCCTGGGTGACGGCGGTGGACACGCTGCAAAGTTGCCAGTACCGGCGGGTTCGGGCAACAGAAAGCCGTGAAGAAGTACATCACGCGAGCGGGCTTCGAGAAGCTGCGCGAAGAGCTCCGCCGCCTGCTCTATGACGATCGGCCGCGGGTCACCCAGGAAGTCACGGTGGCCGCCGCGCACGGCGATCGCAGCGAGAACTACGAATACAAGCTGGGCAAGAAGAAGCTGCGCGAGATCGACGCGCGCATCTACCGCCTGCAGAAGCAGCTCGAATCGTACGAGGTCGTCGATCCCGCCACGCGGCCGAAGACGGACCGCGTCTTCTTCGGGGCGACGGTCACCGTGGAGGACGAAGACGGCGGCAGGACGACCTATCAGATCGTCGGCGGAGAGGAGCTCGACGACGGGCTCGGCCCGGGACGGATCAGCTACGAGGCTCCGCTCGGGCGCGCACTTTTGGGCAGGCGCAAAGGCGACAGCGTCACTGTCCGCCGGCCTGCCGGCGAGGTCGAGCTGACGATCGTGAAGGTCGAATGGAAGTGACCCGTCAGTCTCGATACATGAGCAGAACCAGGCCGACCTCTTCCGCGCGAGGTGCCTTGCGCCAGCGTGCCGCCACGGACACCGGCCCGATGTGCACCCTCGCTTCCATGCCCAGCTCGTAGGAAGTGCTGGGTGAGGCGAGCGGCAGCCATCGCCAGCTTCCGGTTCCGACCAGCGCGGCCCGCTCGCCCCCTAGCAGGCGCAACAGCAATCCCGGGCCGACACCGGCCCGCATTCCGCTGTCGGAGAGCCCGTGCAGGTCCGGCGCAGCCAGCAGCTCGGCGTCCGCCGTGAGCGCCGCCGAGAGCGCGCCGCCGGATGAAACGAGGCCAGGTCCGCCGCCCACGGCGAGGATACCGGCGACACACGCGTCGCACCCGCCGTCGACCACACGCGTTGCGCCGACGCGCATCTTCCAGGAAACGCGTCGCTCGAAGCGATCGATCGGGTTCAGGCTCGTCACCTCGACGAGTGAAGCTTCCTCCAGCCGGAGAACGCGCCGGCGGTCCGCAACGCTCACTCGCAGCTTGAAGAACTCGATCTGGGTTCGCGGCGAGAAGCCGGCGGGCGGATCGGCCAGGTCGTGGAGGGCCAGGCGCCCTTCCGCCAGAAGAGACGATCCATCCTCGCGAGAAGTGATGGCGCCCAGTCCGAGTCGCATCGAGCCATGCCCCCGTTCGGGCCCACCGGCCGACGGTGGAGGAATGACCAAAGGCTGGCTCGGCACCCCGATCGCGCTTCGCCTCTCTAGGAGCCTCTGACGCAGAAGATCGGCCGCCGGGTCCGCGCCAGTAACGATGTCGCGACCGTGACGCACGTCCACGAGGTCGACGGCGGCGTCGATGACTCGCACGCGCTCGTCGGTGGACATCGCATCGAGCGCTGCGGAATCTCCTCCTTCCGAGAGCCGCTCGACGGCGTCGAGATCGGCTCCGGTGAGCCCTGCGGTCCGGGCTCCGAGCTGCGTCCGTCCCGAGGCACGGAAGCGGACTGCCCGGACCAGGCCAGGGTTCGCAAAGAGTGCTTTTACGCTGTCGGCAGGAAGCGTCGCCGGCCCGAGGTGCGAGAGGAGCTCGAGATCGGAATCAGCGGCCTCGAGTGCGCCGAGAACGTGGTACGAGCAGTTCTCGGTGACGTAGTAGTAGTCGAACCAGGTCTGCCCCAGCTCCCAGAGGTGGCCGACGAGCATGGCGACCTGCCGCTGGTCCAGAGAGAGCTCGTACTCCCACAAGTCGCGCGACTCATAGTCCGCGTACTCGCGCACCTTGTAGAAGTAGGGCCGCGCGCTGAACTCACCCCGGAAGAGCCCGAAGAGGCCGTCGAACGCATACACGATGGCGTTCGAGGTATCGGTGACCGCCGCGAAGTCGACCGCCTGGTCGATGAGGTCGAGGCGCTCGCCGCTGCTTGCCACTTCCTCCTTGCCGAGGCGCAGGAAGGTGTGGCCGAACGCGGAAGCGGGATTGTTGAGGTAGTAGGAGGAGAAGACCAGGGCCACGGATCTGGCGCTGACCCTTCTCCAGAAGGCGTCGAACCGCGGGCAAGATCGCGGCGGCAGCCGCGAGAAATCGATGCGGAGGGCGGTTGCGAGCCAGGCGAATCGTGCCGGAAAGCGGCACTGAGGATGCTCGAGCGATGGATTGGCGAGCTTCGCACCTTCGGGCGCGCCATCTCCTGGAGCGAAGAACCCGGTAAGCGTCGCCTCGAGCTCCGCCGCGGGATCGCGTTTTCCCTGGGACGAAAGAAACAGGCCAGGCCCATCCGCTTCGCTCTGCCAGCCGCCGAGGAGCCGTTTGCGCCAGTGCCCGAGGCGGAGCCATGAGCGTTCTTCTGATAGCGACCTGTTCCGGGCCGCGGTCAGCAGCTCGGGCAGATACGTGGGATCGGGCTCGACGCCTTCTCCGGCAAGGGCGAACCCGGGCGCGGAAACAGTGAGGGCGAGGAGGACGGCGTGGGCCGGGCGCATGCACGTAAATCGAAGGGAGCCTTTACGGACTCCCTTCGACCGCGACACGAACCTAACCGATCTTCCGGCACCCGAGCGAACTGTCCGAGCGCAGCTCCTTGATCACGTTCTTCGAGACCTGCTGGACGGGGGTCTTCTCGCCGGGGAAGAGCTGTGCGAAGCGCTTCTGCAGGGTGACGCCGACGGCCTTCGCATCCTTGCAGCCGGCCATCGCGCTCAACGTGGTGATGGTCTCACCGCTGCCACGCGCGGCGTCCTTCGCCAGCGCCTCGCGGTTGCCCTCAATGAAGGTCATGGCTCCTTGCGTACCAGCCGACTCTACGCAGTTCGACGTGCCGGAAGTGATCCCGAAGGTCTGAGTCCCGAACGTGTTGTTCGTGGTCGCGGCCAGGATCTGGATCATCCCCTTCTGATCACCGAAGACCATCGAGCCGAGCCCACAGCCAGCCAATCCGTACGTCGACTTTCCGGTCGCAGCCGGATTCTCTGCGTCCGCGTACGCAACCCCTGCGCTCAGGACGAAAGCAACCAGTACCCACCGTGCTCGACGCATTCATCCCCTCCTTCATTTGGAAATCCCCCATCCTCCTGACGGGGACGCCACGCTACACCAAAGCGTCCGTTGCCGTCATTCCGCGCGCAGGCTGCTCAAATCGATTCCGTTGAATCCGATACCCAGGCAGGCGGCACTCTCCGCCAGCATGCGGCGGCTCCCAATCCCTCACTCCCGCGTCGGCGCCTCCACTCCGACCAGGTGAGGTTCCCGCACGGGCGGCCGATAGATGCGGTCGGAAGGCTCCGGCCGCCGCGCCCGCGGCGGCCAGGAGAGCGTGAGCGGCCGGTTCTCGCGCGCGCTCTTCAGCGCCGCGACGATGATGCGGACGTCGCGCAGGCCTTCCTCGCCGTCCGGCTCCACCGGCGTGTCGTCCAGGATCGCCTTGGAGAACGCGAGCAGCTCCGGAGCGAACTGGTCGGCGGGCTTGAACTTCCGCACGCGCTCCTTGCCGCCCACCGAGAGGCGCAGCTCGCGCGGTCCCGAGTACTCGTAGCCGTCGTGCAGCTCGACGTGTCCTTTGGTGCCGACCAGCCGGTAGTGGTCCTGCTCGTACGAACCGAAACTGACGGTGAACTGGGCAACGCGCCCGCCGGGAAACTTGAGCAGCACCGCCATGCCTTCGTGGACTTCCGCGAATCTGTCGTCGTCGCGCCGGTCCATCCGCAAGGCGAAGACCTCGATCGGGTCGGCCCGGAACAGGTAGCGCGCGGCATTGATGCAATACGTACCCAGGTCCCAGATGGCGCCGCCGCCGCGATCCGCCGAGGTGCGGATGTTTCCCGGCCGCACCTGGTAAGCGAACGCGCTGGTGAAGAACCGCGGTTCGCCGATCCGGCCTTGCTCGATCAGCCGGACCGCCTCGAGGTTCGACTCCTCGAAGTGCAGACGGTACGCGGTCATCAGCTTCACGCCTGCTTCCTTGCAGGCGTCGATCATGCGCCGGCACTCCTCCTCGCTGACCGCCAGCGGCTTCTCGCAGAGGACGTGCACGCCTTCCTTCGCGCAGCGCACCGCGAAGTCCACGTGCTTGTCGTTGGGCTCCGCGATGTAGACGGCGTCCACGTCGGGCCGGTCCAGCACGTCGTCCAAAGCCCGGACGTCGTAGGCATCGCAGCGGTACTTGCGCGCCAGCTTCGCCCGCTTTTCCGCGTCGCCGGAAACCAGCGCGACCAGCTTCGAGTTCTTCGCATGAGCGAACGCAGGCAGCACGGCGGCCTGCGCGATGTGCCCCAGCCCGATCACCGCGTAACCGAC encodes the following:
- a CDS encoding peroxiredoxin, with the translated sequence MTLRIGDEAPNFTAQTTQGPIDFHQWIGNQWAILFSHPKDFTPVCTTELGYMAKIKPEFDKRNTKIIGLSVDSVEDHKRWANDIEETQGAAPNYPVIGDADFKVAKLYDMLPASVSGDAKGRTPADNATVRSVFVVGPDKKIKLILMYPMTTGRNFDEVVRVIDSIQLTAKHKVATPVNWKQGQDVIIAGSVSDEDAKKQFPQGWKAPKPYLRITQQPK
- a CDS encoding inorganic phosphate transporter, with amino-acid sequence MMLSIVILLVTLALIFDFINGFHDAANSIATVVSTRVLSPAIAVVWAAFFNFIAAFGGGVKVANTMGKGVIQFEMLKAQGTAMVLTVIFASLIGAILWNLLTWWWGLPSSSSHALAGGLIGGTLPALGLRGLVADGIAKIALFIVLSPVLGLVLGSFMMVLTTWIVRRRVPLQVDRWFRRLQLLSSGIFSYSHGTNDAQKTMGIIAVVLYGTIWSDRPFGVPFWVILICHAAIGLGTAFGGWRIVRTMGHNLTKLQPIGGFSAETGGGVTILAISRLGIPVSTTHTITGAIVGVGATKGTRAVRWGVAGRILWAWILTIPAAAAVAAAVFVATESILALF
- a CDS encoding DUF47 family protein, with the translated sequence MLEKLMPKSDEFFDDFDAQAEATVRGARLLLALFEDFTDIERKVAEIKEVEHEGDNIAHRAFERLHRQFITPFDRAEIHRLLARIDDVLDLTDATAEKLLQAAKDLARILLPCTEKLQETVRLLREIKNPAQILAACRAIKTFEGDADALGRAAIAALFKSGADALSIMKWKEIYDLMETATDRCEDVANVIEGVVLEHA
- a CDS encoding two-component sensor histidine kinase, producing MALFGRKLTLAEAVDRIRAELRAGTLPGDVIEELRRRDQPVVSGGREPPGLQEMLEAVPGAAALLEVGGRMVARNAGMTRLLGRAATVLEATRSSELQDVCARGLAGWPQRRELTLPALDLQVEAHVAPLTHARALLVLRDLTAERRADRVRRDFIANASHELRTPVTAIRAAAETLLDGGLELPDQAREFVRMISRHAARLSRLTDDLLDLSRLETGDWKPQTGPVQLAPLSDAVLELFRDAAGEKEIVLSADVPERLRANADRRALEQILVNLLDNAVKFTPKGGHVTLLGDGLGPAVMLSVVDTGPGIEPEHQPRIFERFYRADAGRSRELGGTGLGLAIVKHLAHAMGGEVGLESSANGSRFWLRLPSG
- a CDS encoding response regulator, encoding MTREVHPRILIVEDEKDIVQVLEYALRQAGFDTVSARDGAEAFARVREKTPDAVILDLMLPDLSGTEICRQLKSTARTAAVPVIMLTARSDEVDRVVGFELGADDYITKPFSVREVVLRVKAVLRRGTPGETPPRAEVGPVRLDTEAHRVFVDGEEVELTALEFRLLETFMARIGRVQTREQLLHDVWEMTGELQTRTVDTHVKRLREKLGSGRDLIETVRGLGYRMSDPAER
- the apaG gene encoding Co2+/Mg2+ efflux protein ApaG, translated to MSTAVTQGIRVTVKSRYLPEQSGPGRWAFAYTVRIENLGNVAAQLRSRHWIITDGNGKREEVKGDGVVGNQPVLRPGEKFEYTSGAVLQTPHGSMRGTYRMVTEDGRQFDAEIAAFPLTQPGSLN
- the greB gene encoding transcription elongation factor GreB → MKKYITRAGFEKLREELRRLLYDDRPRVTQEVTVAAAHGDRSENYEYKLGKKKLREIDARIYRLQKQLESYEVVDPATRPKTDRVFFGATVTVEDEDGGRTTYQIVGGEELDDGLGPGRISYEAPLGRALLGRRKGDSVTVRRPAGEVELTIVKVEWK
- a CDS encoding DUF4105 domain-containing protein — encoded protein: MRPAHAVLLALTVSAPGFALAGEGVEPDPTYLPELLTAARNRSLSEERSWLRLGHWRKRLLGGWQSEADGPGLFLSSQGKRDPAAELEATLTGFFAPGDGAPEGAKLANPSLEHPQCRFPARFAWLATALRIDFSRLPPRSCPRFDAFWRRVSARSVALVFSSYYLNNPASAFGHTFLRLGKEEVASSGERLDLIDQAVDFAAVTDTSNAIVYAFDGLFGLFRGEFSARPYFYKVREYADYESRDLWEYELSLDQRQVAMLVGHLWELGQTWFDYYYVTENCSYHVLGALEAADSDLELLSHLGPATLPADSVKALFANPGLVRAVRFRASGRTQLGARTAGLTGADLDAVERLSEGGDSAALDAMSTDERVRVIDAAVDLVDVRHGRDIVTGADPAADLLRQRLLERRSAIGVPSQPLVIPPPSAGGPERGHGSMRLGLGAITSREDGSSLLAEGRLALHDLADPPAGFSPRTQIEFFKLRVSVADRRRVLRLEEASLVEVTSLNPIDRFERRVSWKMRVGATRVVDGGCDACVAGILAVGGGPGLVSSGGALSAALTADAELLAAPDLHGLSDSGMRAGVGPGLLLRLLGGERAALVGTGSWRWLPLASPSTSYELGMEARVHIGPVSVAARWRKAPRAEEVGLVLLMYRD
- a CDS encoding DUF3015 domain-containing protein, with amino-acid sequence MRRARWVLVAFVLSAGVAYADAENPAATGKSTYGLAGCGLGSMVFGDQKGMIQILAATTNNTFGTQTFGITSGTSNCVESAGTQGAMTFIEGNREALAKDAARGSGETITTLSAMAGCKDAKAVGVTLQKRFAQLFPGEKTPVQQVSKNVIKELRSDSSLGCRKIG
- a CDS encoding Gfo/Idh/MocA family oxidoreductase — translated: MARKTGREKGSRQVGYAVIGLGHIAQAAVLPAFAHAKNSKLVALVSGDAEKRAKLARKYRCDAYDVRALDDVLDRPDVDAVYIAEPNDKHVDFAVRCAKEGVHVLCEKPLAVSEEECRRMIDACKEAGVKLMTAYRLHFEESNLEAVRLIEQGRIGEPRFFTSAFAYQVRPGNIRTSADRGGGAIWDLGTYCINAARYLFRADPIEVFALRMDRRDDDRFAEVHEGMAVLLKFPGGRVAQFTVSFGSYEQDHYRLVGTKGHVELHDGYEYSGPRELRLSVGGKERVRKFKPADQFAPELLAFSKAILDDTPVEPDGEEGLRDVRIIVAALKSARENRPLTLSWPPRARRPEPSDRIYRPPVREPHLVGVEAPTRE